In Nicotiana tabacum cultivar K326 chromosome 2, ASM71507v2, whole genome shotgun sequence, the following proteins share a genomic window:
- the LOC107788484 gene encoding tryptophan decarboxylase TDC1-like: MGSLDSNNSAQNQSNIANFNPLDPEEFRTQAHQMVDFIADYYKNIENFPVLSQVEPGYLRNRSPETAPYRPESFDTIMKDIQNHIIPGMTHWLSPNFFAFFPATVSSAAFVGEMLCTCFNSVGFNWLASPAVTELEMVVMDWLANMLKLPKSFMFSGTGGGVLQGTTSEAILCTLIAARDQKLETLGVHNIGKLVVYGSDQTHSTYTKACKLAGIFPCNIRAIPTSVESNFSLSPVVLRRVIEADVAAGLVPLFLCATVGTTSTTAVDPISQLAEVANEYKIWLHVDAAYGGSACICPEFRHYLDGIERADSLSLSPHKWLLSYLDCCCMWVREPNVLVKALSTNPEYLRNKRSEYDSVVDYKDWQIGTGRRFKSLRLWLVMRSYGIVNLQSHIRSDVRMAKMFEGFIKSDPGFEIVVPRRFSLVCFRFNPVKGYEPAYIELLNKKLLDSINSTGRVYLTHTIAGGIYMLRFAVGATLTEDRHVIAAWKLIKESADALLRRSYYYTTV, from the coding sequence ATGGGAAGTCTTGATTCAAATAATAGCGCTCAAAACCAATCAAACATAGCAAATTTCAACCCACTTGACCCTGAAGAATTCCGTACCCAAGCCCATCAAATGGTGGACTTCATTGCTGATTATTACAAGAACATTGAAAACTTCCCGGTTCTAAGCCAAGTCGAACCGGGTTACCTCCGTAACCGTTCACCCGAAACTGCCCCATATCGCCCCGAATCATTTGACACCATTATGAAAGATATTCAAAACCATATTATCCCTGGTATGACCCACTGGTTAAGCCCTAATTTCTTTGCATTTTTTCCAGCCACCGTTAGCTCCGCCGCTTTCGTCGGAGAAATGCTGTGCACTTGTTTCAACTCCGTCGGATTTAACTGGCTCGCGTCACCGGCCGTAACGGAGCTAGAAATGGTAGTCATGGACTGGCTCGCAAATATGCTAAAACTACCAAAATCCTTCATGTTCTCCGGCACTGGTGGTGGTGTACTTCAAGGTACAACCAGTGAAGCTATCCTCTGTACACTAATCGCCGCTCGTGACCAAAAGCTCGAAACCCTAGGTGTTCATAATATTGGAAAGCTCGTTGTTTACGGCTCTGATCAAACGCACTCTACGTATACCAAGGCTTGCAAGCTGGCTGGTATTTTCCCATGCAATATTAGGGCTATACCTACTTCTGTTGAAAGTAATTTCTCTTTATCTCCGGTGGTCCTACGTAGAGTTATTGAAGCTGACGTGGCTGCTGGATTGGTCCCACTTTTCCTCTGTGCTACCGTAGGGACCACTTCAACTACAGCCGTTGACCCTATTAGTCAACTAGCTGAGGTGGCTAATGAGTACAAAATTTGGCTCCACGTGGATGCTGCTTATGGAGGTAGTGCATGCATATGTCCAGAGTTTAGACATTATCTTGATGGAATCGAACGAGCTGACTCGTTAAGTCTTAGTCCACATAAATGGTTACTAAGTTACTTAGATTGTTGTTGCATGTGGGTTAGAGAACCAAATGTGTTAGTAAAGGCGTTAAGTACTAATCCTGAATATTTGAGGAATAAACGGTCTGAATATGACTCAGTTGTAGATTACAAGGACTGGCAAATCGGTACAGGTCGAAGGTTCAAATCGCTTCGATTATGGCTTGTTATGCGTAGTTATGGCATAGTCAATCTTCAAAGTCATATTAGGTCCGATGTTCGAATGGCGAAGATGTTTGAAGGGTTTATTAAGTCCGATCCAGGGTTTGAGATTGTTGTGCCACGGCGGTTTTCGCTCGTGTGCTTCCGGTTCAACCCGGTCAAAGGATATGAACCGGCATATATCGAACTTTTAAACAAGAAGCTGCTTGATTCTATCAACTCAACCGGGCGAGTTTACTTGACACACACAATAGCAGGCGGAATTTATATGCTTAGGTTTGCAGTAGGTGCCACGCTTACAGAAGACAGACACGTAATTGCCGCTTGGAAATTGATAAAGGAGTCGGCCGATGCTTTGTTGAGAAGAAGTTATTATTATACTACTGTTTAG